Proteins found in one Desulfofalx alkaliphila DSM 12257 genomic segment:
- a CDS encoding DUF1294 domain-containing protein produces the protein MQILKFYLIFINLLTFGLFVLDKWLAKHVKWRIPENRLLLACLMGGSLGAVVAMNVVRHKTQKLKFVWGVPLIILIQGGLIVLIVYLIAHY, from the coding sequence ATGCAAATCCTCAAATTTTATTTAATATTTATAAACCTGCTCACCTTTGGCCTCTTTGTGCTGGATAAGTGGTTGGCCAAACATGTAAAGTGGCGCATTCCCGAAAACCGCCTGCTGCTGGCCTGCTTAATGGGCGGTTCATTGGGGGCTGTGGTGGCCATGAATGTGGTGCGGCATAAAACCCAGAAGTTAAAATTTGTTTGGGGTGTGCCCTTAATTATCTTAATTCAGGGTGGACTTATTGTTTTAATTGTATATTTAATAGCTCATTATTAA
- a CDS encoding response regulator transcription factor → MAKILIVDDEALMVKGLKRSLEQEGYRVLTAYDGDQALEVFKKEQCHLLVLDIMLPRKSGLEVCREIRKESEVPIIMLTAKGEYVDKIVGLELGADDYLTKPFNTRELIARIKAVLRRSAKGRAEEEQRDIIAVDQLTIDVMKRRVSRGGKELDLTAKEFDLLCLMAQNPGRIFTRDNLLESVWGHSYYGDLRTVDVHVRRLREKIEEDPRHPEYVLTKWGVGYYFKE, encoded by the coding sequence ATGGCGAAAATTTTAATCGTTGACGATGAAGCATTGATGGTTAAAGGCCTAAAACGGAGCTTAGAGCAAGAGGGTTACCGGGTGTTAACCGCCTACGACGGTGATCAGGCACTGGAGGTGTTTAAGAAAGAACAGTGCCACTTGCTGGTGCTGGACATCATGCTGCCCCGGAAAAGCGGCCTGGAGGTATGCCGTGAAATCAGAAAAGAGTCTGAGGTGCCGATTATAATGCTCACCGCCAAGGGTGAGTATGTGGATAAAATTGTGGGCTTAGAACTGGGTGCCGACGACTATCTCACCAAACCCTTTAACACCAGGGAACTCATTGCCCGCATTAAGGCGGTACTAAGGCGCAGTGCCAAAGGGAGGGCGGAGGAAGAACAAAGGGATATTATCGCAGTGGACCAACTGACAATAGATGTTATGAAGCGCAGGGTAAGCCGGGGCGGCAAAGAACTTGATCTCACCGCCAAGGAATTTGATTTGCTCTGCCTGATGGCACAAAATCCCGGCCGGATATTCACCAGGGACAATTTGTTGGAATCGGTGTGGGGCCACAGTTACTACGGCGACCTGCGCACCGTTGACGTGCACGTCAGAAGGCTGCGCGAAAAAATAGAAGAAGACCCCCGCCATCCGGAATACGTGCTTACCAAGTGGGGCGTGGGATATTATTTTAAGGAGTAG
- a CDS encoding DUF1540 domain-containing protein has protein sequence MPQNIKCNVTECQYNSNVMCDAPMVQVNRSHSSQADSSDDTKCETFKPKM, from the coding sequence ATGCCACAGAACATTAAATGCAATGTCACCGAATGTCAATATAACAGCAATGTCATGTGCGATGCACCCATGGTGCAGGTAAACCGCAGTCATTCCAGCCAAGCAGACTCTTCGGACGATACCAAATGTGAAACCTTCAAACCAAAAATGTAA
- a CDS encoding transglycosylase domain-containing protein produces MQQTEKTKWLLIFVIILTVITVTGTALLVWFYNFYRNITLEADILNFQYQPKQTTTVYSADGALLAELYIEDRIYVDLDHISPHMINAIIAIEDHRYYKHRGVDLHGTLRALIKNMESHRVVQGGSTITQQLARNLFLTNERTYERKLQEMALALALEQKYTKDEILCMYLNQIYFGSGYYGVETAAQKYFGKDAADLTLAESALLAALPNRPSDYQLHENYQKAKERQKLVLARMEEQGYISRKQRLDAEKEEILINPPAPKVQGCYFQHPYYATAAVKQLEEIMGEEKLYTGGLEVYTTLNTKIQKEAEYVCAEHISHLSKQGIKASNMAIVSVVPQTGAVVALVGGVDFQRDQNNMAVTPRQPGSTIKPFIYAAGLNTGAIGPNSLINAQTRSFNGYVIKGLDQGSVTLQQAIRHSLNVPVAEVLSKIGFETAVAYLKRFGISSLTENDYNYAALALGGMYHGISPLEMASAFAVFANGGVYNQPYFIERVENSQGMVLYRHQAQPQEVLKKDTADMMHSYLTGVVNGGTGTAARLPWECAGKTGTTDHKRCLWFAGYTDKLSTAVWVGNTDNSPVYGADSGGAVAAPAWRKYKYTLISEGYIEKPQRRAVVQPAEPIKAEEHRPQKAVEEGPQREEGEQPAPPQQPAPPQQPEPVNPQPEPEAETEQEAEIEAEPEPEPEPEPEPEPPAEAQGLEQWLP; encoded by the coding sequence TTGCAGCAGACCGAGAAAACAAAATGGCTGCTCATTTTTGTAATTATACTGACCGTCATCACCGTCACCGGCACCGCCCTGCTGGTCTGGTTTTATAATTTCTACCGCAACATAACCTTGGAGGCCGATATCTTAAACTTTCAGTATCAGCCCAAACAAACCACAACGGTGTATTCCGCCGACGGTGCCTTGCTGGCAGAACTGTATATTGAAGACCGCATCTATGTGGACCTGGACCACATCTCACCCCACATGATCAATGCCATCATTGCCATAGAAGACCACCGTTATTATAAGCACAGGGGTGTTGATTTACACGGCACCCTGCGGGCACTTATCAAAAACATGGAGTCCCACCGGGTGGTGCAGGGGGGCAGTACCATCACCCAACAGCTGGCCCGCAATCTCTTTCTAACCAATGAGCGTACATATGAAAGAAAACTGCAGGAAATGGCCCTGGCCCTGGCCTTGGAGCAAAAGTACACCAAGGATGAAATCCTCTGCATGTATTTAAACCAAATCTACTTTGGCAGCGGCTATTATGGGGTAGAAACTGCAGCCCAAAAATACTTTGGCAAAGATGCCGCAGACCTTACACTGGCAGAAAGCGCCCTGCTGGCCGCTCTGCCAAACAGGCCCAGCGACTACCAACTGCATGAAAACTACCAAAAGGCCAAGGAGCGACAAAAGCTGGTGCTGGCCCGCATGGAAGAGCAGGGCTACATTAGCAGAAAACAGCGGCTGGATGCGGAGAAAGAAGAGATATTAATTAATCCGCCGGCCCCCAAGGTCCAGGGCTGTTACTTCCAGCACCCCTACTATGCCACCGCTGCCGTTAAACAGCTGGAAGAAATAATGGGTGAGGAAAAACTGTATACCGGCGGCCTGGAGGTTTACACCACCCTAAATACTAAAATACAAAAGGAGGCAGAATATGTCTGTGCTGAGCACATAAGCCATTTAAGCAAGCAGGGAATAAAGGCTTCAAACATGGCCATAGTGTCTGTGGTGCCCCAAACAGGGGCTGTGGTGGCCTTGGTGGGGGGAGTGGATTTTCAAAGGGACCAAAATAACATGGCCGTCACCCCCCGGCAGCCGGGTTCAACCATTAAGCCCTTTATTTATGCCGCCGGCCTTAACACCGGGGCCATTGGGCCAAATTCACTGATAAATGCCCAAACCCGCAGTTTTAACGGCTATGTGATTAAAGGATTGGACCAGGGCTCTGTGACCCTGCAGCAGGCTATCAGGCACTCCTTAAATGTGCCTGTGGCTGAGGTGTTAAGTAAAATAGGTTTTGAAACGGCGGTGGCCTATTTAAAAAGATTTGGCATTAGCTCCCTCACTGAAAATGATTATAATTATGCTGCCCTGGCACTGGGGGGCATGTATCACGGCATATCTCCCTTAGAAATGGCTTCGGCCTTTGCGGTATTTGCCAACGGGGGAGTTTACAACCAACCTTACTTTATTGAAAGGGTGGAAAACAGCCAGGGCATGGTCCTGTACCGGCACCAGGCTCAACCCCAAGAGGTGCTGAAAAAGGACACGGCCGATATGATGCACAGTTACTTAACCGGTGTGGTAAACGGCGGTACCGGCACGGCTGCCCGCCTGCCCTGGGAATGCGCCGGCAAAACCGGAACCACCGACCACAAGCGCTGTCTTTGGTTTGCCGGCTACACCGATAAGCTGTCCACCGCAGTGTGGGTGGGCAACACCGACAATTCCCCGGTGTACGGGGCCGACAGCGGTGGGGCGGTGGCCGCCCCGGCCTGGCGAAAATATAAGTACACCTTGATTAGCGAAGGATACATAGAAAAACCCCAAAGGAGGGCTGTGGTGCAGCCGGCGGAGCCCATCAAGGCAGAGGAGCACCGACCCCAAAAAGCAGTGGAAGAAGGGCCCCAAAGGGAGGAAGGGGAGCAGCCGGCACCGCCGCAGCAGCCGGCACCGCCACAGCAGCCGGAACCGGTAAATCCCCAGCCGGAGCCGGAAGCCGAGACTGAACAGGAAGCTGAAATAGAAGCGGAACCTGAGCCGGAGCCTGAGCCGGAACCGGAGCCGGAGCCGCCAGCGGAGGCCCAAGGGCTTGAACAGTGGCTGCCTTGA
- the glpX gene encoding class II fructose-bisphosphatase, producing the protein MERELAMEIVRVTEVAALASARWMGRGDKIAADQAATTAMRAMFDSVSMKGTVVIGEGEMDEAPMLYIGERLGHAESPEVDVAVDPLEGTNLVAKGYDNALSVVAIADRGNLLHAPDMYMEKIAVGPRAAGRIHIDDPIEHTLKILAQVNNKNVNDLTVMILERERHKHIIEEVRKTGARVRLFSDGDVGAAISTALDETGIDLFVGIGGAPEGVISAAALKCLGGDMQARLVPSDDKEYRRCVDMGLKDPRQILMMDDLVKGDDTIFAATGVTNGELLKGVRFLSNERAETHTLVMRSKTGTVRFVKATHYLPQKPHLVLK; encoded by the coding sequence ATGGAACGGGAATTAGCAATGGAAATTGTGCGGGTTACAGAGGTGGCGGCCTTGGCCTCTGCCCGCTGGATGGGTCGCGGTGACAAAATTGCCGCTGACCAGGCAGCCACAACGGCCATGCGGGCCATGTTTGATTCGGTAAGCATGAAGGGCACGGTGGTAATTGGTGAGGGTGAAATGGACGAGGCCCCAATGTTATATATAGGTGAACGGTTGGGCCATGCCGAATCACCGGAGGTGGATGTGGCGGTGGACCCTTTAGAGGGTACCAACCTGGTGGCCAAAGGCTACGACAACGCCCTATCGGTGGTGGCCATTGCCGATCGAGGTAACTTATTGCATGCCCCGGATATGTATATGGAGAAAATCGCCGTTGGCCCCAGGGCGGCAGGCAGAATACATATCGATGACCCCATAGAACATACATTGAAAATACTGGCCCAGGTGAATAACAAAAACGTTAACGACTTAACGGTGATGATCCTGGAGCGGGAGCGCCACAAGCACATCATTGAAGAGGTGCGGAAAACCGGTGCCCGGGTGCGCCTCTTTAGCGACGGCGATGTGGGTGCCGCCATTTCAACGGCCTTGGACGAAACCGGTATCGATTTATTTGTTGGTATCGGCGGGGCGCCGGAAGGGGTAATATCTGCGGCGGCATTAAAATGCTTGGGCGGCGACATGCAGGCCCGGCTGGTGCCCAGCGACGATAAAGAATACCGGCGCTGTGTGGATATGGGCTTAAAGGACCCCCGGCAAATACTGATGATGGATGATTTAGTTAAGGGTGACGACACCATCTTTGCGGCCACCGGGGTAACCAACGGTGAATTGTTAAAGGGTGTACGCTTTTTAAGTAACGAGCGGGCGGAAACCCACACCTTGGTAATGAGGTCAAAAACCGGCACAGTGAGGTTTGTAAAGGCAACCCACTACCTACCCCAAAAACCGCACCTGGTGTTAAAATAA